aaatgtttaacAACTACAATTAACTTGAGatgaaaatcaatgaaatgGCATAATCAAAGCTAGAAGATCAGTTGCATGATGTTAGCTAAATAATTCGCCTGCAGGTATGCAGTAATAATACTGATATTTGCATTCTTATGATTAGTACAGCTGAATCACGTTTAGATGACAGTACTATCACAATGGTGCAGCAAGCATAAACcgaaattcttcgaaaaaacatTGTGGAAGGTAATTAAAACATTGATAAGTTTTGGCTTAGAACACAATAAGAGTAAATTTCGCTATCACACATTGAGAGTAAAATTTGCTCTTATTTTACTTGACATATaacgtacacagcaaaaataagAGCAACATTTTCATAAACGAATAGCAACGCAAtgacaaattttgctttttctgACCATACCAACTATATAATATctgattttttcattcttttaaaagcatgttgatgccaaattttgctgtAGAAGAAATTCTCTTGATGCCTTGTATTGGCATGAttttgctctccaagctctcgaaaaacgaggtgtagttaaggtctcagttttagcaaaattaggcatcactttgctaaccaagtatgaaaatttttgctctcatttttgctgtgtaccaccttatgtcaagcaaaatgagagcaagttcggctctcagggcgtgatagcaaaatttgctataattttgccataaaagtctgctcgggatgtTTCTAGGTCTAAACGCAGAAGGGACTTTATCTGGTAAAATACCTACGGTGAATGCTCAGTTAGAAGCTTAATTCATGAAAGGGGTTTTTCTATAATCTGTTGTCGTTCAGCTGAACttctttattaatattttgtcTCACTAGTTCACTCTAATGGAGTTAATAAtcctattttttatcatttttattttttgttcgcGGTGCTCCGGATTGCCTATTTTAACACTTAAAGGCCCAAGGACGCCCTGTTTCGCCTTCAACCAATAAATAATACGTGATGATGAATTTGCGTTGGAATAGTGATCCGATGCATTTTCACGATAATAACGTAATttacgacaatatcgcgaaaacagtaaACAATAAATATAGATCCCCCCCTTTTCCGAGCCCTCGTACGTTTCACACGACCTCTGAATGTGTTTTTCTCCCAATGCGTAAAGTAAGAACGACTGTAATGTTaccacgttcgtcgccatgagACCCAAATTCGGATGACGGGTGTGTTTCCTGGGAGgacccgtcacatcaaaaacgggTAACTCCCCCTCTCAAGTTAGCTGcacagtttagccacacgttgcaagtCTTGGAGTTCTTCCTCTTTActttctcgctccgagaatttctttgggcccggctagtaaaactaccaaaataatcgtgacgacgaacgtgttaagtaaAAAGTGACAtctgtatttcgcctttttttGTGCAATCCAAGAAGAgctacatatttttttcatgaattcagAGGTGTCCTGAACAAAAAGCCTGTCACCCCTGCTTAGAAGGCTCCTTTGTGGCGCTCCAGCATCCACGATGAACGTATCGCAATGAGAACCGCTCGAGAAGACCTGCAAATTTCTATCCGCGAGATCGCTTTCAGTATCCCAATACTGACTCAAAAGATACGCTCTTTAATTATTTAGATAgtgttccgtctcacgacaaaacttgacgaacataattcctaaaattcactcggtccatggcaagcgttctccaatttctcgggcaccccacgttcgccagatcacgctccacttggtctaaccacctcgctcgttgtgcccccgctcgtcttgatcctaccggattcgtagcgagcactagttttgcaggacagtcgtccggcattctcgcaacatgtcccgcgcagcgtatccggccagccttcaccaccttctggatactgggttcgccgtagaggcgcgcgagctcgtggttcatccttcgtctCCACAccccgttctcctgtacgccgccaaagatggttcttaacactcgtcgctcgaatactccgagtgtacgcaggtcctcctcgagcaatatccatgtctcgtgcccgtagagaacaaccggtctaatgagcgtcatatacaggttacacttcgtgcgagggctaagtcttctcgaccgcagttgcttgtggagtccatagtaggcacgacttccgctgataattcgctgccgcatctcacggctggtgtcattgtctgcggtcaccagtgagctgagatagacaaagtcttcgactatctccagctcgtcgccgtcgactgtgaccttgttattgctggacaagcgggttcggtcggtctcggatccgcaggccagcttgtacttcgtcttggatgtattaatcatcaacccaatccttccggcttcgcgtttcagtttgcggtagatctcttccaccgccgcagttCATCTGCCGATTATATCAATGTCATCCGCAGAGGacataagttgactggatctgttgaaaatcgtgccccgcatttcgcccactgctcgtcgaataacatctTCTAGCGCctcgttgaacatcatgcagcttgtcgaagccccctgcgcgattcgaatgaactcgacaattcacccgaaatccgcacacagcactgcgttccatccatcgtcgccttgatcagtctgatcagcttcccggaaaagtcgttctcgtccatgattttccatagctcggtacggtcgatcgtgtcgtatgcggctttgaagtcgatgaatagatggtgcgtagggacttggtattcacggcatttttggaggatttgccgtaaggattcgggacaacactttgtaggcggcattgaggacagtgatagCTCGGTAGTTGTCACAGTCCGAAATCCAAGCCGAAAGTTGTTGCCTGTTATTCTTAAGAGATTTGGGAGAGCAATCTGCGAGATCAATGTAAACAAGGTTCAAAAATAGTTGTTTTGGAGCTCCTACCAAATCAACATGGCGATTTGAAAAGGCACAATTTTctcgtaaagggtgatacggtcaaaatttggtcaatatcaacttgacgtatttctttcaattttgcatttaaaaaacctgaacatccctcattttgaaggtgtgtgtgtgtagaatgttgctcctattttgattttggaattcactcttcagttgtcaaaatgccgtccaaggaagaagagcagcgtatcagtTACCGagttactcgcacgcaaagctggcaaaatctctaaaagttgccaaatcaaccgttacaaatgtaattgaagtgtttggggaacgtttgtcgacagccaggaagtcttgatcggggggaaatcgaaaaccgtaaGCCGCTGAAACGACagagagagttgccggtagtttcaagcgaaaccctaacctctctttacgagatgccgcaaataagttgggtgtatcgtctacaaccgtgcatcgagccaaaaaacgggccggactatcgacttacaagaaggtagtgactccaaatcgcgatgataaacaaaatacgccgaccaaagcgcgatcccggaggctgtacacgacgatgctgacgaagtttgactgcgtggtaatggacaacaagcagcttccgggacaggagttttatacggcaaaaggaaggggaaaggtagaagatattttcaagcacatgaaactgtcaaagttcgcgaagaaatatctggtttggcaaaccatctgtacctgtggcttggaaagcagcattttcatagcttccgggactgtcaaccaagaaatttacgtgaaagagtatttgaataaacgtttgctgcctttcctgaagaaacacggttgttccgtactgttttggccggatttggcatcttgccattatggtaaaaaggccatggagtggtttgccgccaacaacgtgcaggtggttcccaaggacaaaaaccctcccaacacgccagagctccgcccaattgagaaatactgggctattgtcaagcggaacctaaagaagaccaaaataaaatatgctaaggacgagcagcagttcaaggcaaactggctttctgcggcgaagaaggtggacaaggtggctgtacaaaatctgatggcagaggttaagcgtaaggcccggcaattcggttttggaaaagcggaggcctaattgaatatttttcctgaattttatactaatcaaacttgaaaaagaaatttatttgattttttaaataaacgatttcaccaatttacacgcgttttcccttgaccaaattttgaccgtatcaccctttatgtttgGATAACGCACCGTGATAAGCCTATCCCTTTTCTGAAGATCAATCAGGGAGACAACACGACAAGTGAGTGAATTCATTAAGGTAGttctttccaaaaaaattgtttttgcgcCAGAATGACAGGTTGAGTTGTTCTTTTTTATAGTAAACTAGAAACGGTCACAAAATTCAAGACTATTTAGAGACTGTTCAGCGAAAAGTCCGAAGTTTTGTCGATCGACTGTTCTTAAGGAATTCGTTAAGTGTTGCTCTACACCAAATTAGTCTGTTCCAACTTtataaactagaaaaaaaaaacaatgtacaAAAATAATTACCCAAGACTTTTAATAGGATCAAGAGATGCTTACCTTCTTGCAGGGGCTAGTTTTAACAACCGGGCCATAGAACAGGTCAAAGATTTGCATCCAGCTGGATCCCCGGCAGCTGTCTAGCTTATCGGAGAAACAACTTCGAGCAGCGGCCAGATCCTCGCACAGCTTCCTATCGTAGGTGGCAATATCGAGCGCGGCCGTTGTGTTCTGGATCAGATTGGCACATTCGCCCAGATAGATGATTATGTTGTCCTTGCATTCGGTGAAACCATCATCAGCTGCGATAATCATTTAgggaaaatatttaaacaaacatCTAAAACATTCATGATTTCGAAGTACTCACAGAACAAAAGGGCTCcatcatttttgcaaattaaatTCAGTGCCTCAGGAATCGCTCTGGTAACCACATCGAAAAGTTCAGCATCGTCGCGATCCATGCACTTGCGCACTTCTTTCGTTACCGGCTCCAGACACTTCATGGATTTCTGAACTTGAGGACAGTATCTttggcggaaaatttaaaattt
This sequence is a window from Uranotaenia lowii strain MFRU-FL chromosome 3, ASM2978415v1, whole genome shotgun sequence. Protein-coding genes within it:
- the LOC129755799 gene encoding 27 kDa hemolymph glycoprotein-like yields the protein MSKPSVYLICLFGLIAVCLSKVINDINSSNSSEEDSNEADEMLSGFRSKCQKKLGSNETFGNILTESELLPNCMLGLIDLMGLEREIENLTAEIETRKAFFRKYCPQVQKSMKCLEPVTKEVRKCMDRDDAELFDVVTRAIPEALNLICKNDGALLFSDDGFTECKDNIIIYLGECANLIQNTTAALDIATYDRKLCEDLAAARSCFSDKLDSCRGSSWMQIFDLFYGPVVKTSPCKKFIKLEQTNLV